The bacterium DNA window CTTCACCTGCGCTTCCAGGCGCCGCCCGCGCTCACCGCGCTCCTGGAGAAGGAGTATCGGCTGAACGAATCGATCTTGCGCTATCTCACCATCAAGATCGATGCGCGCGCGCTCAAGCGGGAAGAGCGGGAGCGCCAGCGCATAGCGACAGCGGCTGCGGAGTCGGTAGGACCCGCCGCGGAGACGGAAGGCAATTCAATCGAGGCGCCGGTGCTGGAAGAAGCACGCGAGGAAGTCTAATTCCGTACGGACCGGCCTCTCTTCATCCCGGGAGTATGCTCTATGGCAGAATTAAAGATGCCCGATATCAATTCGGTGATGATTGCCGGCAATTTGACCAGCGATCCTTCATTTCGCAGAACCACGAATGGGACGCCGGTGGCAAACTTCTACATCGCCTCCAATCGTCGCTTTAAGGACAACACGGGCCAATGGCGGGAGAATGTCTGCTATGTCGGCGTGGTGGCGTGGTACAAACTCGCCGAAAGCTGTGCCGAAAACCTTCACAAGAGCAGCGCGGTTCTGGTCGACGGGGAATTACAGAGCCGCATCTGGAAAAATGAGGACGGCACCACGCGCAACGTCGTTGAAATCAAGGCGCGCCGGATTCAATTCCTCAACCGCCGCAGTGAAGCCACGGAAGCCACCGCTGCCGACGACGAATTCGAGTCGGCGGGCGAGGAACACCATGAGCCGTCGCGCAACCAGCCCGAATCCTCCACGCCGCCGGCCAGTCCGGCCGCCAAGAGTGAATTCAATTTTGGCTACGATAACCTCAAATTGTGAGTGCCCATACCATGCTGAAAAAACGCCGTATTTGCCGTTTCTGTGAAGAACGCGAAATCTATATCGACTACAAGGACGAAAAACGCCTGATGCGGTTCACCACCGAGCAGGGCAAGATCATTCCCCGGCGCACCTCCGGCACCTGTGCCGCGCACCAGCGCATGCTGGTCACCGCCATCAAGCGCGCGCGCCTGCTGGCGTTGATGCCGTTTGTTTACGATCAAGTGCGCTGAGGCCGGGCCGGCGAACTGGCCGCCTGTTCTCATTGTCCCTGTAATTCGATTCAACTGAGGAATACACGCCATGAAAGTATTATTGCGCCAGGATTTCCCCACGCTCGGCGAGGCCGGCAAGATCGTCACGGTCAAAGACGGTTATGCGCGCAATTTTCTCATTCCGCGCGGCATCGCTTTTGAAGCCACCGCCGGTAACCTGAAATACCTCGCGGAAGAAAAGAAGCGCGGCGCCGCCCTGCGGCTGCGCGAGAAAAAGGCCGCGGAGGCGCTCAAGGCCAAGATGGATGGCGTCTCCATCACCGCCGCCATGCCGGTCGGCGAAGACGACCGCATCTTCGGCTCCGTTACCAATCAAGACATCGCCGATTTGCTGGCCGCCAAGGGCTATGAAGTCGACAAGCGCAAGATCTCTCTCGATGAGCCGATTCGCGCGCTCGGCATCTATGAGATTCCCATCAAGCTGCATGCCGAGGTGGAGTGCCGCATCAAGCTCTGGGTGGTCAAGCAGTAAGCTTTGGCGCCGCATGCCGGTGGAGGAAAGGTGGAGCACGCTCCACTTTTCCTGCCGCGCAGCGCCGCCCCTTTGCGATTTTCTCCCGCCTGCCCGCCCACCCGTGTGGTTTTCGTTGTTGACTTTTATGCGCCACAATCTTAATATTGCGCACTTCCGATTGACCTGAGGCAACCTGCCGGCCGGGTCGCTCGGAACGTGTCGTCACCTCGTCGTATTCCCGGTGTTCCATGAAACGCGCGGCTTCATGAGCAACTTTGCGATCAGAATGGTCCACCACTGCTGTGCAAAGTCATTTTGACCGAGGATACCCCATGACGAACCTCTGCGAAAAAACGCGAGAGAACATCGAGTGGCGCCTGACGCTCAGTGTGTTGCTCGGCGACCTTGATGAGGCGGTTACCGAGGTTTGGCTGCAGGCCATTCGCAGTCTCGATGACCAGGATCTCGCCGTGTTGATCCGCCAGGCCGCCGTGCTCCCCGAACGCCATGCTTCCGCGCTCACCCTGCGGTTCTTGATGGAACGCCACTTCCCCTTCCGCGAAATGATCATGTATCAAACGGATGAGACCTTCAAGCGCCGCATGGGCTTGGCCGATCGATTTGACTGAGCCGGTGAGCTGCCCGCGCCGGCCCCGGGCGCAGGTGACGAATCACCTCGAACCTTTTGCGGAAATAGGGCATCAGCCGTCGCTTGCGATCACGCGCGGATTGGCGAGCGGACGGCGGGTGCCCTATTTCTGTTGTTGGGCAGTAGAATTCGCAACCCCGTCGTGAATCGTGAAAATCAATCTGTTTGAAAACTATCGCGTCAAGATCATCGTCGTGACCATCGCCACGGTGTTTTGGTTTGCCGTGGTCACCGAGAATGTCCATGAGTATGATCTCGAAGTGCCCATAGTCGTGACCAACCTGCCGATCGGCAAGACCCTGGTGGGCGAACGGCCCAGCCAGGCGCGCGTGCGTTTCGAAGGCCGCGGCAAAGCACTCTTCGCTTTGCTGTTTCAGCGTGATGCCAAAGTGGTGGTCGATCTGGCCGAGGCCGGCGATTCTCGCACCGTGCGGCTGCAACGCGATTTGGTGCAGATCGGGCGGTGGGGATTGCCGGTGGTGGCCAAGCAGATTCTGGCCCCGGCAGAGGTGGAAATCATGCTGGTCAATGTGCTGTACAAGCAAGTCGCCATCAAACCGGAGCTGGACGTGCGCCCCGCGGACGGATTCACCGTGGTGGGCAAGATCCGCACGACGCCCGATTCCGTGAGAATTGCCGGACCGGAGGCTTATGTCAAAGCCATCAGCCACCTCGCCACGGCGCCCTTCAGCGCCCGCAATCTACGCACGAATCTGAAACAGGAAGTCGCGGTGCAGGCCTTTCCCGATTCGCTGCATATTGACGTGCCGGTCAAGACCGTCACGCTGGCGGTGGAAATCCAAAAGCTCATCGAGATCACCCTGCCGGAGATTCCAGTGCAGGTAAAAAATGCGCCGCGCAATCTTATCGTAACTCCGCTGCCCTCCACGCTCTCGCTCACCGTGGAAGGCGGTGAGCAACTCCTGCTCGGCCTCAAGCGGGAAGATATCGTGGCCGCCCTGGACTATCAGCAGGTTCGCGACGTGCGCCAGCAGGAGGGCTATACGCCGATCATCAAAGTGCCGGAAGGCGTGAGCTATCGCAATGTCAAACCGTCATCTTTTAAACTGATGCTGGAGCGCGGGAATCATGCGGCTGCTCGCAATTGAAACCTCGTGTGACGAGACCGCGGCCGCGGTCATGGAAGACGACCGGCTGCTGTCCAACGTGGTCTCGTCGCAGGAAATTCACCAACTCTATGGCGGCGTCGTGCCGGAGCTGGCTTCGCGCGCGCACCTCAAGCAAATTGCCGTGGTGGTGGGCGCAGCGCTGGAACGCGCCCAGCTTGCGCCGCGCCAGCTCGATGCCCTCGCGGTCACGCGCGGCCCGGGCTTGGTCGGCTCGCTGTTGGTGGGCCTCAACTTTGCCAAAGGCCTGGCGCTCGAGCTTGACGTGCCGCTGCTGGGCATCAATCATCTCGAAGGGCATCTGGTCTCGAACAACATTGCTCCGGACGGGCCGCAGCCGCCCTTCCTCGTTTTGATCGTTTCCGGCGGCCACAGCATTCTTAGCCTGGTCGAAGATTGGGGGCAATATCGCATTTTGGGTGAAACCCAAGACGACGCGGCCGGTGAAGCATTTGACAAGGTTGCCCGCATTCTCGGTCTGCCCTATCCCGGTGGCCCGCCGATCGAGAAGCTCGCGGCTGCGGGAGATCCCCACGCCATCACTTTCCCGGTTGCCCGCCTCAAAGACGCGCCGTTTGATTTCAGCTTCAGCGGCCTGAAGACTGCCGTGCTGTATCATGTGCAAAAGCCGGGCGCGGCTGCGACCCCGCGGCTCGACGCTGCCACCGCGGATGTTGCGGCTTCGTTTCAGCATGCCCTGCTTTGTGCTCTGGTGGAAACCACCGGCCGGGCCCTCGAACGGTTTCCCGTGACTGCAATTGCGCTGGCCGGCGGCGTCGCCTGCAATAAGGCCCTGCGTGCAGCGATGGCCGAGCTGGGCCGGCAGCACGGCGTGCCGGCGTTCTATCCGCCGCCCATTTACTGCACCGACAACGCCGCCATGATTGCGCGCGCGGCCATGTTCCATTTGACCAAGGCCGCTCCTCTACCTGCGGCTGTGCGCGAGCTTGCTCCTGATCCCAGCCTGAAATTGACCTCCACCACGCCGGCCTCGTCTCATGCAAATTGATTTGACCTTCGCCACCGCGGCGATCTATCCGCTCCTGCTGCTGCTGCTGCTCGCCCTGGTCTTCACGTTTTTCATCTATCGCGTCACCACGCCCGCCGTCGCCACCTGGCTGCGCCGCGCGCTCGCCCTTCTGCGTGCGCTGGCACTGGCCGCGGCATTGCTGCTGTTGTTTGAACCCACCCTCAGCCTGGCCTTGCGCCGCACCGAGAAAACCGCCGTTGCGATTCTCCTGGATCACTCCGCCAGCATGAATCTCTCGGATTCGCTCCAAACGCGCGCTGAAGCCATGCGAAAAACGATGGCACTGCCCTGGCTCGAGCAGTTGCGCGAACGTGCCGACGTCTTCCTGTTCAGCTTCAGTGACAGCCTGAAGAGCCTGCCGCCTGAGTCGCTTGCGGCGCTGCGCTGCGATGGCGACGGCAGCAATTTGGCACAAGCGTTGAGCGAGGCCAAACGCCAGCTCGCCAAACGCCATTATCAGGCGGCGATTTTGCTGAGTGACGGCGCCTACAATCTGGGCAGCAATCCCAGCCGGCAGGCGGAGAGTTACGGCCTGCCGATTCTCACGGTGCGGCTGGGCGCGCCGCAGCTCACGCGCGATGCTCTGATTCAAGAAGTGGTGACCAATGAAATCGCCTATGCCGAAACCAGACTGCCGGTGGAGGTGACGATATCGGCCACCGGCTTGGCTGGTCGCACCGCTCGCCTGCATATCGCAGAAGGCGAGCGCGAAGTGGCGGCGCAGGAGATCCGGCTGCCTGCGGATCAAACGCAGGTCACGGCAACGCTGGCAGTGACACCGACCACGGTGGGATTGAATCGCTACACCGCACGGCTGGAGACGTTGCCGGGCGAGTTGACTGCGGAGAACAACCGCCGCACCTTTTACGTCAAGGTGCTGAAAAGCAAACTCAAGATCTGGATCTTCGCCGGTGCGCCTTCCGCCGACTACACTTTTCTCCGGCGCGCGGTCAGCAGCGATGGCAATTTTGCCGTGCAGGGTTTTGTGCAGCGGCCGGGCGGCAGTTTCTATGCAACGCCGGAGCAGCCACTGCCGGCTTTCGAGAGCGAGGAGGCTTGGCAGCCGGTCGATGCGGTCATGCTCATCGATTTCCCGCGGCGCGACAGCAACCGTGCCCTGGTCGAGATGCTGGCCCGGCAGTTGGCGGAAAAAGGCAAACCGCTTTTCTATCTCCATGGTCCGGGCGTGGATTTGAATTTGCTGTGGCGGCTGCGGCCGGCGCTGCCGTTCACCGCCTTGCCCAACAGCATGAGCGAGCAGGTGATTTCGCTGCAATTCATTGCCGCGGGATTGTCGCATCCGGTTACGCGGCCGCTCACGGAGCGTTTTGCACAAGCGGCGGGTGGCGCTGCGGCGGTGCGTGGCAGCGATGAATTGCCGCCGCTTTTCTGCAATCTCTACAACGTAAAACCGGCGGCGGGCGCGGAATTGCTCGCGGGGCTGGGCACCGGCAGCCGACCGGAACCGTTGTGGCTGGCGCAGAAGAGTGCTGCGCGTAAAACGCTCGTGATCTTGACTTACGGTATATGGCGCTGGAAGAGTTTACTCACTGCGGTGGGAAAGTCCAGCGACGTTTATGATGCCATGATGACCGGGCTGGTGCGCTGGTTGGTGACGCGGGAAGACAGCAAGCTGGTGCGTTTTGAAAGCCAAAAAGAAATCTACCGTGGCGGCGAACAGATCGAGTTGACCGCCCAGGTCTATCATGAAGACTACCAGCCTTTTGCCGGTGCGCGCGTGCGGGCGCATTTGACCGGACCGCAATTCGATCAGGAAATTGCCCTGCAGGATGTGGGCAGCGGCTTGTATCGCGGCCGGTTGCAGGTGTTGGGTGGGGGGGAATACTTCTACCGCGGCACAGCGGAATTCGGCGAGCGCAAGCTCGGCGAGGAAAGGGGCCGCTTCTCGGTTGAGCCTTTCAGTTTGGAGTTTCTCGATACGCGCCTGCACGCGCCGCTCTTGCAACAAATCGCGCAACTCAGCGGCGGCGCTTATCTGCCGCCCGACAGTCTGGCGGCGTACCTTGACCGTCTGCCTCTGGAGCCGGCGGTCAAGCGTGAGTCCTACAATTTGGCACTCTGGGGCCGGCCCACGGTGCTGATCGTCCTCCTGCTCACGCTCGGTGCAGAATGGTTCATCCGCCGGCGGCAGGGAATGCTGTAAAAAAAGCGGCGCCAACCGCGCGCCGCTTTTTCGGTGTTTCACGGATCGGCCAGGTGGCCTCAGTCATCATCAGCAGGCTCGGGCGGATGGGGATCGATACCCTGCGCGTCGGTGGTGCGCACGCGCTTGTAGACTTCGGCGGCAGCCGCCGCGCCGGCCGCCACCGCCACACCGGCGAGCACGGCTTCACCCGCTTCCGAGGTTTGCGCCAGCGCCGCCACCCACCCCAGGCTGTCGAGCGCGCCAATCATCTTGGAAGTCAGATGAAACAGCACCCACACGATGTAGGCGACCAAGCCGCCCACGAAGGCCGCGAGCGCCACATTTCTGGTTTTGATCTCAGACTCGACGCGCAACAACTTGCGGTCTGCGATCAGGACGTCGCGATTAATCAGATCACTCAAGCGCTTCGCCTCTGCGCCTTGAGGATCCTTCCCGCTTTTCGCCATAGCTTTCCCTCGGGTTAATGGTTCTGGGCAATGCTTTCCGGTTGATTTGACGGCATATTGAACTGCACGTAATAGGAATTGCCCACTGCCTGAAATGGCGCCCAAAAATAGGGATGGGGATGGAAGCGCATCACCGGGTCCTTGCGAATGCGCGCGATCTCGTCCCGTTGAGCATTGCGCAGCGCGCCGGCCACGTTGTGCCCGCCAGTTTTCAAGTTCAGATAGAATTTCTCCATGACATTGCCGGCTGTCCGCGCATCGACGGCCCACAGAGTGGTGATGAGACAGGGAGCGCCGGCGCAAAAGAAAGCGCGCGGCAAACCCACGATGCCCTCGCCCATGGCAAACTGACCGAGCGCCGTGTTGCAGGCCGACAGCACGACCAGCCGCGTTTTGCGCAGATTCAAACGAAAGACCTCATACATCCGCAAGTGCTCATGCGCGGCGCCGTATTCCGCCTGCCCAGCGGCCCCGCTGGCGGACGAAGCCGCGGCCTCTCTCTGAAGTCCAGAAGCAAGATAGAGCGTGGTGTACAACGGACTCTTGACATCCACGCTGCAATGACCGGCGAAATGGAGAATGTCGAAAGGCTCTTGTAACGTTTGCAGCAACGCTTCCTTGCGTGCCTGCTCCCGCACCAGCAGCTTGGAGCCGGTGGAAGAAAGCTGCATGATGAATTGCGCTGCCTGATCAGCCCAGGGCAGCGCCTTGAGCCGGCCGGAACGATCTTCCGGGTTTGCGATTGCGAGCACGCGCAGCCTGGCGCTGTTTCCCTGTTCCTGTCCGCGTTCCAGGGCATATTTCAAGACCGCCGCACTCGGCGCCGTGGCCAAAGGCACCGCTTCCACCAAAAAGCGGGTGGAGTCAGGCCCGGGCAGGGTGAGCGCGGCGAAAGGCAGATAGTGCAGCAGATCATCGGGTATGAAATAGAGGTTCTGGTCCGGTCGAATATGCTGCCACACCGGCTTGATCAGCAGAGCGGACAGCCGCTGCGCAACGGCCAGGAAATCCTGAAAGGCGGCGTCGCGGTCTTGATTCCAGCGGCGGCTGAACGCGGCGAAATCATCCGCGCCTGCTGTCCGGCGGAATTCCCGCACCAGCCGGCGCAACTCCTCGCGGCGGAGGTTGACTTGCGTGCTCGTCACGTGGACCCGATCCACCACCCAGATGGCGAGGCGATCGGGCAGCACGCGATACTCGATGATCTTATCGTGCTCTCCCAGCGCAGCCTGAATCTCCTCCACTCGCGGGCTGGCGGAAGCAGACAACGACAACAGCGTCAAGTTGGGCTGATTGGGATTGAGCGCGTCAATGCGGTTGACAATCTCCAAGCCGCCGTGCAGTTGATCCAAAAACGACCGCGCTTTGGCGCGTTCGACGAAGTTGTAGGACTGCACGGCGTCGTGTTGTTCCTGCAAATAGGTCAGAATGGTTTCATCATAGACGTCCTGTTTCTCGGCAAAATATCCGAGCTTTGAGCCTTCCTCATGGAGGTGAGTCAACGTTGCTTCGATGGTGTCAATCGCGGCTTCGTACTGCTGCAGCGCCTCCGTCACCCGGCCCTGTGCCTTGAGCGCGCGGCCCCTGCCGTAGAATCCCTTCCAAATGTGTGCGGTGATTCCCGAGTTTGCGGCCAGCGCGATGGCTTGTTCGAAATCCCGGTCGGCCGCTTCCCAGCTCCGGCCGGCCAGGTTGAACTGACCCAGGCCGAGATGATTGAGAATGAGATTGGCCGTGAAGCCCTTTTCGGCATTGATCTGCAGCGCCTGCTCAAACATCTCCCGCCCGGCCTGCCAATCACGCTGTTTCAACTTTAGATCGCCGAGCATTTGAAACATCTCGGCGCGCACGGCCGCGTCTTCCGGGCCGGCAATCTGCTGCAGCGCCTCTTGCAGACAGGCATGCGCTTGCGGCAGGCTGTCCAAGTACACCAGCGTTTCCCCCAAGTTGGCGAGCGCCGCGGCAATATCCGCCGGCCGGCCATGGCAGGCTTTGAATCTTTCGTATGCCGCGCGGTGGTATTTTCTGGCCAGCTCATGCTGGCCCAGGAGGTTGTAGACCAGCCCAATGATGGTGTATTGTGCCGCTTCCTGTTTGGGCTTGGGATGCTGCAATCCCTGGAGCGTGGCCAGCGCCGTGCTTTGCAGCTTCAACGCCTCGGCATAATTGCCCAGGTTGCGCTCCACCAGTCCCATCATGCGCAATACCCGCGCCTGTTCGAATTCTTCCTCGAGGTTGCTGTAAATGGCGAGCGCCTGCCGCAGTTGCGCCTGCGCCTCCAACAAGCGGCCGCTTTCGTTGTAGATGCGGCCCAGGCCGCTCCGCGCGTGTGCTTCCAGCTTGCGGTTCTGCAGGGTTTGGCTCAAGGCAATCACGCGACGAAAGGCCGAATCGCTTTGCGCATAGTCCCGCAAATCCGCGTGCACGTTGCCCATGACGAGCAGCGCCCACATCGCGCGAAAGGGATCCGGCAACGCGCCCGCCAACGCCAGACTGCGTTGCAGCGCAAGAAGGCTTTCCTTTTTCCGGCCGATGACGGAGTATGAGTCTCCGAGGTCAAAATAGGCCTTGGCAAGGCCGGGCTGATCACCCAGGCGCTGGTACAGTTGCAGCGCCTGCTGGTATTTTCCGATCGCCTGCTGCTTGTCGCGCAGCGTATCGCCCACGAACATCAGGTACTCCGCTTCCAGCTTCTGCAGTTTTTGTGCGTGCGTGAACTGCTGCACGAGCTGCAAGCGTTGCCACGGCGCCGGTTCATGATGCACTTTTCGAAAAAGCGCTGCGAGCTGCTCGGCTTGCGCCAGGCTCATCGGCAGTGGTGGCGCGGCGTTGTCGATTGCGGCCAGGAGAAATTGGTTGACGATCTCCGTGAACGCCGAGCGCAATTTGTCGCGGTTGTGCGTTACGAAGAGTTGTGCCGCGGCCGAGTTCTGCGCGGGCAGCGCGGCAAAATCGCGCAGCAGCTTTTGCTTGGCGGCGTCAAGCCGGTGCGATTGGAAATGATCGACGAGCGTGCGTCGGGACACCCGCTCGGACTGGCATCCGCACAGGAGAGTGCAGCACAAAGGCAAGAGCACCGCGACGCCGGCCGTTAACATGCGTGGTGGTCTTGAAGACACTGACACCTCGTGGCAAAGGATTGAAGCAAAAATGAGGAGGAAGACAAGAAATCCGGCTGCCGCCCGTCGCTGTGGGCAGCCGCGTGACTTACTGCAATTGATTCTCGCGATCGCTGGCCACCGCCGGCCAGTCCGCATCCTGCTCCCGGCTCGCCAGTTTGCGGTAGTTTTGCCATTCCTGCCGCGCCTGCTCGGTCTGGCCCTGCATCTGCAGCAGATTCGCCTTGTTGAATTGCGCCTCGACGAATTCCGGTTTCTGCTGCAGCGCCTGCGTGAACCAGTCCAGGGCTTGCTCATAATCGCCGCGGCACCACGCCAGCACACCCAGATCGTTGAGCACCGCCGCTTCCGCCGGCGCGAGCGCATGGGCGCGCCGGAAATGCACCTCGGCTTGCGCCGTGTCTTTGAGCACGCGCAGATGAAATCTGCCCAAAAGTTGCTCGGCCTGGTGGTTTTTGGGATCGGACTGCAGCGCCCGTTGCAGCTTTTCCTGCATTGCCGGCAGCGGCGCCGATTGCTCCGGTCCCATCACCGTGGTGAATTCATCATATTCGAGATTGCCGGAGAGGCGCAGCTCTTCCCGCGAAGTGATGCGATCCTGCTGATTGAGCAACGTGCGGGTCTCCGCCACCGTCTTCCGGCTTTGCCATTGGCGATATTGCGGCACGCCCGCGAACAACACCAGCAGTGCGGCGGCAGCAGCGAGCAGCGGCCGCCAATAGCTGAACAAGCGCGGCGTCTGCGGCACAAAAGGCGGGGGCAGGCCGGCGAGTGAATCCCTGGAGCTCGGCCCGGCCGCCTGTTCTTCCGTTGTGGGTGGCTGCAGCGCATACTCCAGCACGGTGCTGAACAGTTCAAAACAATCGCGGCAGGAGCTCAGATGCGTTTCCACTTGCAGCTTCTCCTGCGGTTTCAGTGTGTCTTCCAGGTAGCTCAGCATCTGGGCCTCGCTGAGACAGCTTGACGAGAGGTCCGGGCCCTCGCGCACCGATTCGCCTGGTTTCGTTGCCATGATCAAATTTCCTTCCCAATAAAACAGGTGGCTCGTGGTTCAGTGGGCTTCCTGGACACCCTGCCAGTGTCTACCCTATTCATCCTGGACTAGAAGACGCAGATTCGCGGGAGTTCTCTCAGGAAATCTGGCCATTCTTACAATTGCTTGCGCAGACAATCCCGCACTTTTCCCAGCAGGAGTTTGAGCAGGCCGTAGGTCCGTTTGCCCGAAAGG harbors:
- the rpsF gene encoding 30S ribosomal protein S6, with protein sequence MQLYETTVIIDSALRAEDLKNFGERITNFISNNGGEVVRVEEWGKRRLAYEVKKKQYGYYLHLRFQAPPALTALLEKEYRLNESILRYLTIKIDARALKREERERQRIATAAAESVGPAAETEGNSIEAPVLEEAREEV
- a CDS encoding tetratricopeptide repeat protein; the encoded protein is MATKPGESVREGPDLSSSCLSEAQMLSYLEDTLKPQEKLQVETHLSSCRDCFELFSTVLEYALQPPTTEEQAAGPSSRDSLAGLPPPFVPQTPRLFSYWRPLLAAAAALLVLFAGVPQYRQWQSRKTVAETRTLLNQQDRITSREELRLSGNLEYDEFTTVMGPEQSAPLPAMQEKLQRALQSDPKNHQAEQLLGRFHLRVLKDTAQAEVHFRRAHALAPAEAAVLNDLGVLAWCRGDYEQALDWFTQALQQKPEFVEAQFNKANLLQMQGQTEQARQEWQNYRKLASREQDADWPAVASDRENQLQ
- the rpsR gene encoding 30S ribosomal protein S18, with product MLKKRRICRFCEEREIYIDYKDEKRLMRFTTEQGKIIPRRTSGTCAAHQRMLVTAIKRARLLALMPFVYDQVR
- the tsaD gene encoding tRNA (adenosine(37)-N6)-threonylcarbamoyltransferase complex transferase subunit TsaD; protein product: MRLLAIETSCDETAAAVMEDDRLLSNVVSSQEIHQLYGGVVPELASRAHLKQIAVVVGAALERAQLAPRQLDALAVTRGPGLVGSLLVGLNFAKGLALELDVPLLGINHLEGHLVSNNIAPDGPQPPFLVLIVSGGHSILSLVEDWGQYRILGETQDDAAGEAFDKVARILGLPYPGGPPIEKLAAAGDPHAITFPVARLKDAPFDFSFSGLKTAVLYHVQKPGAAATPRLDAATADVAASFQHALLCALVETTGRALERFPVTAIALAGGVACNKALRAAMAELGRQHGVPAFYPPPIYCTDNAAMIARAAMFHLTKAAPLPAAVRELAPDPSLKLTSTTPASSHAN
- a CDS encoding CHAT domain-containing protein — its product is MSRRTLVDHFQSHRLDAAKQKLLRDFAALPAQNSAAAQLFVTHNRDKLRSAFTEIVNQFLLAAIDNAAPPLPMSLAQAEQLAALFRKVHHEPAPWQRLQLVQQFTHAQKLQKLEAEYLMFVGDTLRDKQQAIGKYQQALQLYQRLGDQPGLAKAYFDLGDSYSVIGRKKESLLALQRSLALAGALPDPFRAMWALLVMGNVHADLRDYAQSDSAFRRVIALSQTLQNRKLEAHARSGLGRIYNESGRLLEAQAQLRQALAIYSNLEEEFEQARVLRMMGLVERNLGNYAEALKLQSTALATLQGLQHPKPKQEAAQYTIIGLVYNLLGQHELARKYHRAAYERFKACHGRPADIAAALANLGETLVYLDSLPQAHACLQEALQQIAGPEDAAVRAEMFQMLGDLKLKQRDWQAGREMFEQALQINAEKGFTANLILNHLGLGQFNLAGRSWEAADRDFEQAIALAANSGITAHIWKGFYGRGRALKAQGRVTEALQQYEAAIDTIEATLTHLHEEGSKLGYFAEKQDVYDETILTYLQEQHDAVQSYNFVERAKARSFLDQLHGGLEIVNRIDALNPNQPNLTLLSLSASASPRVEEIQAALGEHDKIIEYRVLPDRLAIWVVDRVHVTSTQVNLRREELRRLVREFRRTAGADDFAAFSRRWNQDRDAAFQDFLAVAQRLSALLIKPVWQHIRPDQNLYFIPDDLLHYLPFAALTLPGPDSTRFLVEAVPLATAPSAAVLKYALERGQEQGNSARLRVLAIANPEDRSGRLKALPWADQAAQFIMQLSSTGSKLLVREQARKEALLQTLQEPFDILHFAGHCSVDVKSPLYTTLYLASGLQREAAASSASGAAGQAEYGAAHEHLRMYEVFRLNLRKTRLVVLSACNTALGQFAMGEGIVGLPRAFFCAGAPCLITTLWAVDARTAGNVMEKFYLNLKTGGHNVAGALRNAQRDEIARIRKDPVMRFHPHPYFWAPFQAVGNSYYVQFNMPSNQPESIAQNH
- a CDS encoding single-stranded DNA-binding protein; translation: MAELKMPDINSVMIAGNLTSDPSFRRTTNGTPVANFYIASNRRFKDNTGQWRENVCYVGVVAWYKLAESCAENLHKSSAVLVDGELQSRIWKNEDGTTRNVVEIKARRIQFLNRRSEATEATAADDEFESAGEEHHEPSRNQPESSTPPASPAAKSEFNFGYDNLKL
- a CDS encoding VWA domain-containing protein, with protein sequence MQIDLTFATAAIYPLLLLLLLALVFTFFIYRVTTPAVATWLRRALALLRALALAAALLLLFEPTLSLALRRTEKTAVAILLDHSASMNLSDSLQTRAEAMRKTMALPWLEQLRERADVFLFSFSDSLKSLPPESLAALRCDGDGSNLAQALSEAKRQLAKRHYQAAILLSDGAYNLGSNPSRQAESYGLPILTVRLGAPQLTRDALIQEVVTNEIAYAETRLPVEVTISATGLAGRTARLHIAEGEREVAAQEIRLPADQTQVTATLAVTPTTVGLNRYTARLETLPGELTAENNRRTFYVKVLKSKLKIWIFAGAPSADYTFLRRAVSSDGNFAVQGFVQRPGGSFYATPEQPLPAFESEEAWQPVDAVMLIDFPRRDSNRALVEMLARQLAEKGKPLFYLHGPGVDLNLLWRLRPALPFTALPNSMSEQVISLQFIAAGLSHPVTRPLTERFAQAAGGAAAVRGSDELPPLFCNLYNVKPAAGAELLAGLGTGSRPEPLWLAQKSAARKTLVILTYGIWRWKSLLTAVGKSSDVYDAMMTGLVRWLVTREDSKLVRFESQKEIYRGGEQIELTAQVYHEDYQPFAGARVRAHLTGPQFDQEIALQDVGSGLYRGRLQVLGGGEYFYRGTAEFGERKLGEERGRFSVEPFSLEFLDTRLHAPLLQQIAQLSGGAYLPPDSLAAYLDRLPLEPAVKRESYNLALWGRPTVLIVLLLTLGAEWFIRRRQGML
- the rplI gene encoding 50S ribosomal protein L9, whose protein sequence is MKVLLRQDFPTLGEAGKIVTVKDGYARNFLIPRGIAFEATAGNLKYLAEEKKRGAALRLREKKAAEALKAKMDGVSITAAMPVGEDDRIFGSVTNQDIADLLAAKGYEVDKRKISLDEPIRALGIYEIPIKLHAEVECRIKLWVVKQ